Proteins from a single region of Candidatus Methylomirabilota bacterium:
- a CDS encoding ABC transporter substrate-binding protein yields the protein MRLWALLVLASIGLGPLPAWAQTIKVGAVVPITGRYGAGGAQVRAGYEIAVEHLNAAGGVMVAGKKMPIELTLLDDESDATKTVSRLETLGAQG from the coding sequence ATGAGGCTGTGGGCATTGCTCGTCTTGGCAAGCATCGGATTGGGGCCGCTCCCCGCGTGGGCCCAGACCATCAAGGTGGGCGCGGTCGTTCCCATCACCGGCCGCTATGGCGCCGGGGGGGCCCAGGTGCGCGCGGGATACGAGATCGCCGTCGAGCACCTGAATGCGGCCGGCGGAGTCATGGTGGCCGGGAAGAAGATGCCCATCGAGCTCACCCTCCTGGACGATGAGTCCGACGCTACCAAGACGGTGAGCCGTCTCGAGACGCTGGGCGCCCAGGGC
- a CDS encoding CoA transferase codes for MPESREPMLPLSGTTVVEVAQNLAGPIAAEILAHLGADVIKVERPEGDDARRWGPPFWKGVSPGYLAVNANKRSITLDLKDPKAVAWLTDFLGEADVLVQNLRPGSLEGLGLGPKELLARHPRLIYCSVWAFGATGPLRLKPGYEPMVQAFSGLMMMNGDEGGPPTRIGTSVLDYGTGMWTAIGALAGLAQRQRTGRGCVVDASLFETGLAWLKGHFASYRASGQVPERHRTGSHRVVPFESFETKTNPIIIAAGNDRLFAKLAGALGHPEWPGDPRFATNAARVASKPELVAQIQQILLTRSKGEWIDVLEAAGVPCAPINTLPEAIAEPQAAALGMIQKVPGDDYELMALPLSFDGARPEIRLAPPAVGEHNREILGHEHSTGGDR; via the coding sequence ATGCCGGAGAGCAGAGAGCCGATGCTTCCCCTCAGCGGAACCACCGTCGTCGAGGTCGCGCAGAACCTGGCCGGCCCCATCGCCGCCGAGATCCTGGCGCATCTGGGCGCGGATGTGATCAAGGTCGAGCGCCCAGAGGGCGACGATGCCCGGCGCTGGGGCCCGCCCTTCTGGAAAGGGGTATCGCCCGGCTATCTCGCCGTCAACGCCAACAAGCGCTCCATCACTCTCGATCTCAAGGATCCCAAGGCCGTGGCCTGGCTGACGGATTTCCTGGGCGAGGCGGACGTGCTCGTCCAGAATCTGCGCCCCGGCTCGCTCGAGGGTCTGGGCCTCGGGCCGAAGGAGCTGCTGGCTCGCCATCCGCGGCTCATCTACTGCTCGGTCTGGGCCTTCGGCGCCACGGGGCCGCTCCGTCTCAAGCCGGGCTACGAGCCCATGGTGCAGGCCTTCTCGGGGCTCATGATGATGAACGGAGACGAGGGCGGACCGCCGACGAGGATCGGCACCTCCGTGCTCGACTATGGCACGGGGATGTGGACGGCCATCGGCGCCCTCGCGGGGCTCGCCCAGCGCCAGCGCACGGGGCGCGGCTGCGTGGTGGATGCCTCGCTCTTCGAGACCGGGCTGGCGTGGCTCAAGGGACACTTCGCCAGCTATCGCGCCTCGGGGCAAGTGCCCGAGCGGCATCGAACGGGCAGTCATCGCGTGGTGCCGTTCGAGAGCTTTGAGACCAAGACCAACCCCATCATCATCGCAGCCGGCAATGACCGGCTCTTCGCCAAGCTCGCGGGCGCCCTGGGTCATCCGGAATGGCCGGGCGATCCGCGCTTCGCCACCAATGCCGCGCGCGTGGCCAGCAAGCCAGAGCTGGTCGCGCAGATCCAGCAGATCCTCCTCACGCGCAGCAAGGGCGAGTGGATCGACGTGCTGGAAGCCGCCGGAGTGCCCTGCGCGCCCATCAATACCTTGCCCGAGGCGATTGCCGAGCCTCAGGCTGCGGCGCTCGGCATGATTCAGAAAGTTCCCGGCGACGACTACGAGCTCATGGCGCTGCCCCTGTCCTTCGACGGCGCGAGGCCGGAGATCCGCCTCGCCCCGCCCGCGGTCGGCGAACACAATCGCGAGATCCTTGGCCACGAACATTCGACAGGAGGAGATCGATGA